The Methylomarinum sp. Ch1-1 genome contains the following window.
TTATCGAGATTTTTGTCGATACTATAGAGCCCCATCAGCGCGCCCATGCCATAGCCAACGACGACTATATTGCCGACTTCGGTTTTATCCAGAAAATCGACCGCTGCCTCGATGCGGGCTTTAGCCTCGGGAAATAACGGGTAATAATCCTGTGCAGACGCCCCCATTTCCCTGATCGGCATTTGCAAAGCCAAGGTTGACCAGCGATGCTCAGGCAAGATGGTTCTCAACGCATGCACGACGACTTGCTGATCAGGATAAGCCGCGCGATCATGTAGGATAATGGCCGCACCCCGCGTATCGATGTCGACGCTTTCAGTATGGATAGCTAAAAAAGGCCGCTGTTGCGCCTGCAACCAAACGACCTCCCCCCTTGTTAAGGTGTTTTCGATCAGAGCGGCATATTCTTGTTCTCGCGCTGCGTTACTGGCATGAGCAAAAGCCGAATACAGCATGATGACAGTGAAAAGAATACTCCACCGCGTCATAACTTGAATTGCTCGCTGTAAAACCCACTCCCCGTATAGCGCCGATGAAGATAACGCAACAACACCATGATCACCGAGGCAACCGGCAATGCCAACAGCACGCCGAGGAAACCGAACAGCTGTCCTCCGGCCAGCACGGCAAAGATAACCGCCACCGGATGTAAACCAATCTGGTCGCCAACCAACCAAGGCGTCAGCAACATGCCTTCCAGCGCTTGTCCCACCATGAAGACAATGGCGACTGGAATCAAATACATCGGGTCTTGAAACTGTAATAATGCCGCTAAACAGGCGGCGACGATACCAACGATCGCGCCCAAATAGGGCACGAAGCTGACCAGGCCGGCCATCATGCCGATCAGCAGCGACAAATCGAGTCCCAACAACGATAAGCCGGTGCTGTATATCATACCCAATACAATCATCACATAAAACTGACCGCGCATGAACGCGCCCAACACTTGATCCGACTCGGCCGCAAGTTTAGCGACAGTCGGCGCACTTCGGCGCGGAAACAAATCATGGACCCTGGCGACCAGTTCGTCCCAATCCCTGAGTAAATAAAACGTAATCACCGGTATCAATAGCAGATTCATCAGCCATTCCAATATCAACGTTCCGGAACGCGATACCGAACCGATCAACGTCGCCAGTATGCCGCCAGCCTTTTGCCAATGGTCCTTCAAGATCTCGATCAATCCGGCGCTGTCGACGGGTTCAATGTCAACATGCAAGAACTGTTGCAGCATGGGAATCAGACGGGTATTCAACCAGCCGATATAATCCGGGAGTTTGCTCAGAAATAAGCTGATTTGCGCTTCGATGCTCGGAATGATCACCACCAAAATGGCGGCAAGAAAGACAGTGAGGGTCAAAAAAACCAAAATGACCGACTGAGTCCGTCCTAATCGCCAGGATTTGATTGAGATCATTTCCAGGCGGTCCACCAGCGGATCGCTAAGGTAGGCTAGAACCGCCGAAATAGCGAAGGGGAGTAGTATCGGAGCCAGCAGATAAAGCAGCCCGCCCAGTAATACGCTGAAAGTCAGAACCAGCCATTTTTGTGAATCGCTCACTGCCCTATCCTTCCCGTTATGTTTTGAAAAATACCGCGTTTGTCAGCAACCCGGCGGTTCGACGCTGAACACGGTCATCTGAGGAAGCGGTGAATCTATCCATCCTGGATTTCTCAGCGCCAAACCCGAAAAATACGATTTTTTAAAAAATTTCTGAGTGCAATTTGACTCACTTCATAGTCAGGTATGCCGCCACCGCCGCACTGACCAGTCCCAACAGCGCGGCGATGATCCACAACCATAATTTGTTGATATGATCATGTTGTTCCTCGGCAATAGCCACTCCCTCAATGCGGGCATTGCTGGCCTTGGTTTTGCCCTCCGCATCCTCCTCGATGTCGAAAAAAATGGTATCGCCTTTGACCGGCCTGCGCGCCATCCCTTTTAACGCGGAAATGTGAATAAAGACATCCTGACTGCCATCGTCCGGCTTTATAAAGCCAAATCCCCTGTCATCTTTCCAGGTTTTCAAATAACCTTTTTTATCTGTCTTTGCCATATTATTACCTACTTCTTAATCAATACTTCTTTAAAAACGGCATCCTACTCTCATAGTAAGGCTAAAGTTCATGCAAGCATCTTCGATATGCTTCGGTTTTTACCAGCGAATCATTGATTTTCAGCTTCCCCGCTCTAGCAGCGGCTGCACTCCCCCCTTCCGATGGGAGCTATCACGGCAATAGCCGGCCACCGCGAGAATGAAAATACAACGGCCGGCATGGTCAATCAACAACCGGGCTCTACTCAAAAATCACGCGCATAGCCAATGACCAAGCCTTACTTTACGACACTGCTAGCCTTCACAATTAGGTCCCTGATGATAGACCCACTCAGTTACCGGTTTTCCGGCCTTTAAATGTTGTTCAATGATAATGTCCAACTTATCGCTATCGATCCCATAATACCAGACACCGTCGGGATGTACGCATAACAACGGTCCGGATTTACAGGTGCCTAAACAGTTCACCCGACTACGCTCAACCCGCAGTTCGCCGCTGCCCAATCCGGCTTTTTTCAGTTTATCTTTCAACGCGTCATATAAAATCTGACCCTCACCATTCTCGGTGCATTTTGAACCCACACAGACCAACACATGACGTTTGTAGGTCCTCATCGAGGGTTTCATTACTTCTTTCATAGTTCTTTCACGTTATGGTCGTTAAAAAAGTTGAAACAAAGGAATATTACTGATCGTGACGCCAAAATAAGCAATTAAACGGTGCTGCGCTATTCGGGCAGCCGGGGAGAGGAAAAGAGGCTTAGTGGTTGATGAATTTTTGCTAATCGGTGTGTTGCGGCATCGCCCCAGTCACTATCCAACCGTGGCGTCATCTACAATCCGACTTACCATCGACAGCCTTGAAAAACAAGAAGAGGACTGCCATCGTTAAAGCACCTGAGTATTGTTGCCAATCATTAAATAGCTTTATTATAACTCAGTCATGCAACAAGAAAACAACGACAGCCTGTAAAACTATCCCAACGAAAAGGGAATCGAAGAGGATTCATCAAGATGAATCCTCTGCCGGATTATCTGACTTTTTTATCAATAATCACTTTATCATCAATAATCAGCTTCGAAACGCCGCCCAGAGAGACATGCAAGGTGCAGGAAGCGGTCTTGAAGTTATCACCAGGTTCGCCATCCCACTCCAAGGTAACGTAGGTGGCTTTGTCGGTATCGGTCCTGGTCGGAAAATAAACCTGGGAGCCGGTTTTTTCCTTGATCAGCTGCGGACATTTTTGATTGGCCATACTCTGCATCGATGAGACTGCTCTGATCATCGAAGCAGCCTCTTTTTGTTCAGTAGTCTGCTCTTTGCTGGTGCCGACCATGATAAAGCCCACCACGATTGCCGCGACTACTGCGCCAATTAATTTTTGAGTATTACTCATATGCATCTCCTAAATTTCATTAAAATGGCCGTCAATCGGTTTTTTATAGCCACATTTTATTATTATCGACAACACCTTAGCCTGTGTCGCCATTTGCCGTCCGAGAAAAAACAGCAAGTGTTGCTCAGAACTGTGCATCATCCCCTCCGAATTCTATGCCAATTGCCCCCCTCAGGCAATGAAAGAGATGAATATGACGTTGCCCCAAGCCCTTGATGAAATTCATCCCCCACTTCTGAATGAAATATCCGGGCTAAGCTGAGTCAGGTCCCGACCTGGGCAACCCAGTCCTCCAGGTTATAATAGTTGGTCACTCTGGCGATTTTGCCGTTGCGTATCGCAAAAAACGCCCCAGCCGGCAAGCGATATTTCTGTCCGTTCGCAGTCGGCAAGCCTTCGTCGGTGTTCAGGTATTCGCCCAACACGACGAACTCGGCGGCGCCGCGACTGCCATCTTCATTGGCCATGATCTCCATGTCCACCAGTTGTTCGCGGTAATGGTGATTCATTTTTTCCATGAAGCGGGCAAACGCTTCTTTACCCTGTTCGCGACCGCCTTGATTGATATCATGCACCACATCGTCGGTCAACAGACTGAGAAAGGTCTCCATATCGGCATCATTAAAGGCCTGATAATATTGTTTGATAAGAGCTATTGCCTGTTTCATATCTTTGCTACGCTAGTTAAAAAACCGCGATTTTGCCAGAAGTCGAGCAGTTTTTCAGCAATTAAAATTCAACGCCCTGCGCAGCCTTGATACCTTGCTTGTAGGCATGCTTGATAATTTTCATTTCGGTCACGGTATGAGCGACATCAATCACTTCCTGAGGGGCATTACGGCCGGTCAATACCAGATGCATCCAAGGCGGCTTTTCCTGTTCGATGAAATCGGCAATTTCCTGACCGGAAACCCAGTTGTAACCGCAACAATAATTAATTTCATCGAGCAGCACGAAATCATATTCCTGCGAGCGAATCTTGTCCTTGGCAAATTCCCAAATGGCGCGACTGGTTTTAATATCCTGTTCCGGATTTTTCGTGTCCCAGGTAAAACCGTCTCCTAGCGCATGCCATTCGATATTATCGAAACGCTTGGCGGCTTCCTGCTCGCCGGTCTTCCACTGTCCCTTGATAAATTGGATCACGCAGACTTTCATGCCCCAGCCTGCGGCGCGAAAAACCATGCCGAAAGCGCTGGACGACTTGCCCTTACCTTCGCCGGTATGCACCAATACAATACCCTGCCTTCTCTCTCTACTCTTCATGAAAACCATCCTGCTACAATGTCTGATGCACTGGCAAAATACCAGTGGATATAGGAAGCCCTAAGATTTTTATAGCGGACGCCGCAATCCCCTCGCCGGCAATTAAAAGCGGGCGGCAAATCCGTCGTCGTGACTCGGGCCGAGTGATGAAACTCATGTCCTTTGACACCGCGGCTGTCTTCTCGATAACCCAACGCAGCCAACCTGTCTTGCATTCTGGACGCATAAGGCAATAGATTCGCCATCGACCAACTAATCCCGTCTTGATCAATCAGTTTCTCCCCCAACAGCATCGCGCCTCCGCATTCTGCTAAAACCGGTTTATGGTCTTCGATGAATTGCCGGAGCGAGGGCCAACTGGCCGAGTGCGCCAATTGCTCGCCGTATAATTCCGGATAGCCGCCCGGCAGCCATAAGGCATCGGCCGCCGGCGGCACGGGGTCGCCGGCCAACAACGAAAAATAACGCAGCCCGGCGCCCTGAGCGAGTAACCAATCGACATTGGCCGGATAAATGAAACAACAGGCTGCATCGCGAGCAATCGCCACCGTTTTACCGGCTAATCGTCGCGAACGCGACACAGAAATGGCTTCACGCTGACGGGGGTAGTCGTCAAAAGCATCCGTTAACGCCACATCATCGACATGAAAAAAATCATCAAAATCGGCTATGCCACCTTCATCGGGACGCATCAATCCCAGATGCCGTTCCTTGAGCACCGGCGCATCTTTCATCATCCAAGCCACTAATGGCGGCAAGTCGTGATCGGCCAGAAAATTCCTCAACAGTTCGGCGTGATGCTCGCTGCCGACCCGATTGGCGATCACCCCGGCTATCGTCACATCCATGTTAGCGGCATAGGAGCAAAATCCCGAGACCAGCGGCACTATCGAGCCGCTGATGCCCTTGGCATCGACCACCAGTATCACAGGCGTATGCAGAACTTTGGCCAAATCGGCGGCGGAACCGGACTCACCGACACCGTGACGCCCATCGAACAAACCCATTGCCCCTTCTATCAAGGCCCAATCGGCATCCTCGGCCTGTTCGCTGAGAATATGCCGAGACAGCGCCGTACCGATCATTTCCGTATCCAGATTATAGGAAGGGCGTCCGGTGATGGCCTGGTGCCACAGCGGGTCGAGAAAATCGGGACCGCTTTTAAAGGCCGCAACCGTTCGTTTCGAACGGCAAAAATGCTGCAGCAAGGCCAGCATGATCGTAGTTTTACCGCAGCCTGACTGGGTTCCAGCCAGTAACGCAATTTTCATGATTTTTTCGAGTTTCAGTGATGATCCAGCCTGGTCGGCGACGAAACCGACCAGGGCCTGAGCGCGTATTCTACCCTGTACCGACTGAGGCCGTCTTCCCCATAAAAAAAACGGAATTATGACCTCGTCGACATGACAGGATGACGTTGAAACGGTATGCTACAGAGCCGAAACGGGGACCGTTTACCGAATTTTACCCGCAATACCGCCCCCGGCAAGCAAGGTTGAAATCATGCATAACAATAACAAGATCGACATTTCAGGCTATGCACAGCTCAAAAAACTGAGGACGGCGCTGGCGATTTTACAGGGCACCAAATTACTGTCCACGCTGTTGCAGGAAGCGGAAAGCACCGTTTCTCACGACCAGACCAAACGTTTTACCTATTTGACCACGCTGTTTACCCGCATACACCGGGAAATTTTTCACGACTGGAAAGAGCAGGCGACGGTCACTCACCGTCCCGGCACGATCGTCGAGGCCGAAAAACGGCGAAAATTCCGTAAAACCTTTGCCCGTCTGGTGTTAGATGCCGATAGCAACAGCGATACCGCACTATTCGATAACAATGGTTTTGTCATCAAGACCGACAACATAGCGGAACGTCTGGCCGACTTTTATCTGAAAATACGCACTGTCAAACCCTTCTCGTACGGCAACCGCATCACCTTGGATTTTTTCATGACCGCCCTCGGT
Protein-coding sequences here:
- a CDS encoding DUF3530 family protein: MTRWSILFTVIMLYSAFAHASNAAREQEYAALIENTLTRGEVVWLQAQQRPFLAIHTESVDIDTRGAAIILHDRAAYPDQQVVVHALRTILPEHRWSTLALQMPIREMGASAQDYYPLFPEAKARIEAAVDFLDKTEVGNIVVVGYGMGALMGLYSIDKNLDNTLGGLVTISLPVSEGTDRRPQFLARLAKIRLPLLDIYAEHDLPAVVNGARKRQLAANKNPAYRQDEISATDHLYRHNEALLVKRVYSWLSRLMQQQDGG
- a CDS encoding AI-2E family transporter, translated to MSDSQKWLVLTFSVLLGGLLYLLAPILLPFAISAVLAYLSDPLVDRLEMISIKSWRLGRTQSVILVFLTLTVFLAAILVVIIPSIEAQISLFLSKLPDYIGWLNTRLIPMLQQFLHVDIEPVDSAGLIEILKDHWQKAGGILATLIGSVSRSGTLILEWLMNLLLIPVITFYLLRDWDELVARVHDLFPRRSAPTVAKLAAESDQVLGAFMRGQFYVMIVLGMIYSTGLSLLGLDLSLLIGMMAGLVSFVPYLGAIVGIVAACLAALLQFQDPMYLIPVAIVFMVGQALEGMLLTPWLVGDQIGLHPVAVIFAVLAGGQLFGFLGVLLALPVASVIMVLLRYLHRRYTGSGFYSEQFKL
- a CDS encoding cold shock domain-containing protein; amino-acid sequence: MAKTDKKGYLKTWKDDRGFGFIKPDDGSQDVFIHISALKGMARRPVKGDTIFFDIEEDAEGKTKASNARIEGVAIAEEQHDHINKLWLWIIAALLGLVSAAVAAYLTMK
- a CDS encoding (2Fe-2S) ferredoxin domain-containing protein, encoding MKEVMKPSMRTYKRHVLVCVGSKCTENGEGQILYDALKDKLKKAGLGSGELRVERSRVNCLGTCKSGPLLCVHPDGVWYYGIDSDKLDIIIEQHLKAGKPVTEWVYHQGPNCEG
- a CDS encoding ketosteroid isomerase-related protein, with protein sequence MKQAIALIKQYYQAFNDADMETFLSLLTDDVVHDINQGGREQGKEAFARFMEKMNHHYREQLVDMEIMANEDGSRGAAEFVVLGEYLNTDEGLPTANGQKYRLPAGAFFAIRNGKIARVTNYYNLEDWVAQVGT
- the cobO gene encoding cob(I)yrinic acid a,c-diamide adenosyltransferase; this translates as MKSRERRQGIVLVHTGEGKGKSSSAFGMVFRAAGWGMKVCVIQFIKGQWKTGEQEAAKRFDNIEWHALGDGFTWDTKNPEQDIKTSRAIWEFAKDKIRSQEYDFVLLDEINYCCGYNWVSGQEIADFIEQEKPPWMHLVLTGRNAPQEVIDVAHTVTEMKIIKHAYKQGIKAAQGVEF
- a CDS encoding cobyrinate a,c-diamide synthase — its product is MKIALLAGTQSGCGKTTIMLALLQHFCRSKRTVAAFKSGPDFLDPLWHQAITGRPSYNLDTEMIGTALSRHILSEQAEDADWALIEGAMGLFDGRHGVGESGSAADLAKVLHTPVILVVDAKGISGSIVPLVSGFCSYAANMDVTIAGVIANRVGSEHHAELLRNFLADHDLPPLVAWMMKDAPVLKERHLGLMRPDEGGIADFDDFFHVDDVALTDAFDDYPRQREAISVSRSRRLAGKTVAIARDAACCFIYPANVDWLLAQGAGLRYFSLLAGDPVPPAADALWLPGGYPELYGEQLAHSASWPSLRQFIEDHKPVLAECGGAMLLGEKLIDQDGISWSMANLLPYASRMQDRLAALGYREDSRGVKGHEFHHSARVTTTDLPPAFNCRRGDCGVRYKNLRASYIHWYFASASDIVAGWFS